The Rhododendron vialii isolate Sample 1 chromosome 1a, ASM3025357v1 region AAAGGATTGAGGCTGGTTTCGGCGAGTAGATTCTTGTCTGCTATATAAACTTTCCGTCTGATTCAAATCAAGGGTAGGGGTTCGATTTCGGAAGTTAGTCTGCTTGCCACCATACATTCTATCCTTCTGGTTTAAGTCAGAGGCTGGAGTTCTGTATCTAAGAGAAGCTTCTTTTCCACCGTGTATCCTATCCTTCGAGTTTAAGTCAAGAACTGGACTTTGATTCCGACGAGCATATTCCTTTGCAATGGAAATCTTTTCCTTCTTATTGGCATCCTTTCTACTGTGATTTTTCTCCTTCGCAGCCTTCTTGCCCTGAGTTTCAAAATTTTGCTTTTGAACCAGTCCTTGTCTCTGAGGGGGTTTTGCAGTCACTAGGTAATTGTATCGTCGCCGGAGAAACCTGCCATTCGGAATAAAAAATCACATCCCAAGTCCTATTTCACCATCTAAGCTTATATGAAGTCCGACACTCCGACTCCGACTAATAATCAAAGGAGCACTATAGAGAACAACATACGGCACACCAACATATCATATTGAAGTAGTATCCAAACATTTTTTAATCACTCGAACAACAATCTGACTAAGTTGAAATGAACTAGACAAAATTACAAATAGCTCCTTTGAGGATAAGAAAACTGGTTTAGTGACTCCACAAAGTAGTAGCCTCAAGCTCGAAACTATAACCTCAACTTTAATAGGTCGAAGCTAACCAATAACGGGTGACCCCGTGATAGATGTGGACTAAAATTTCATGAAATTTTGTTGGACACAAAAATAACCATGAACAGCAAACCAGTTACATCAAATATGAGTTATATAGTAGAACAAAACATATGGCCAAAAATTAAGCCTGAGAAAAGACAACAGCCCAAACTCAAAAGTAACTAGAGCGTATGCATTAAGAGAAAAAGCATACCGGACTTCGGCCAGTAGGGTTAATTTCCTGAGTTTCATGGTCTCCAGCTTGTTTTTCATGTCATCAGCTTCCTGCAAAATGCTTGGTTTAGTAGTTACCCATAGCTAATTTGTTAAAATGGGTTGAAAACAAGTTGGGTAACTAGTGCCCTAGGCAGAAAATCCAAAGTACATAAACGACTCATTAAGAAGGGATCAGCACCACATAACATCAAGATC contains the following coding sequences:
- the LOC131303337 gene encoding uncharacterized protein LOC131303337, with product MMSNKKMKGVALDSSSYGQFEVSKAIFKHQTLIQDYQELHKEADDMKNKLETMKLRKLTLLAEVRFLRRRYNYLVTAKPPQRQGLVQKQNFETQGKKAAKEKNHSRKDANKKEKISIAKEYARRNQSPVLDLNSKDRIHGGKEASLRYRTPASDLNQKDRMYGGKQTNFRNRTPTLDLNQTESLYSRQESTRRNQPQSFDLNQMERSYIGRENVAQNRAPVFDLNQISGEEESQDIYEPLRIEKSTKKSIGGGADDHLNDLNLSACRNLGNGPNRVGKRKISWQDQVALKV